One Nocardioides palaemonis DNA window includes the following coding sequences:
- a CDS encoding P-type ATPase: protein MVQDGYSSLDTSAITGESIPVEVGAGDEVRCRIGERLGHARIRATAAGTDNSLTQIVRLVEQAPCPQGRESQARRPDRAPAGARVLLLSATVALLGLLTDDPGLWLERALVVLVAASPCAMAIAVPVTVISAIGSASKLGVVIKSGAGFRAARHRPYGRARQDRNADSQPARGRRGRNDQWVRRGHRARPRRRTGSHEHPTRSPTRSARPPAWH, encoded by the coding sequence GTGGTCCAGGACGGGTACTCGAGCCTCGACACCTCAGCCATTACCGGTGAGTCGATCCCCGTCGAGGTCGGGGCAGGCGACGAGGTCCGCTGCCGGATCGGTGAACGGCTCGGGCACGCCCGGATCCGGGCAACCGCCGCAGGGACGGACAACTCTCTGACCCAGATCGTGCGGCTCGTCGAGCAGGCCCCATGCCCGCAAGGGCGAGAGAGCCAGGCTCGCCGACCGGATCGCGCGCCCGCTGGTGCCCGAGTGCTGCTGCTCTCCGCGACCGTGGCGCTGCTCGGGCTCCTCACCGACGACCCGGGCCTGTGGCTCGAGCGCGCTCTGGTCGTTCTGGTCGCGGCATCACCGTGCGCCATGGCCATCGCGGTTCCCGTGACGGTGATCTCGGCCATCGGGTCGGCGAGCAAGCTCGGCGTGGTCATCAAGTCCGGGGCAGGCTTTCGAGCAGCTCGGCACCGTCCGTACGGTCGCGCTCGACAAGACCGGAACGCTGACTCGCAACCAGCCCGAGGTCGTCGAGGTCGCAACGACCAGTGGGTTCGACGAGGACACCGTGCTCGGCCACGCCGCCGCACTGGAAGCCACGAGCACCCCACCCGCTCGCCGACGCGGTCCGCGCGGCCTCCAGCGTGGCATTGA
- a CDS encoding HAD family hydrolase produces the protein MALSASQVDEHAGHGITGTVDGHAVRVGSPRWIAPGPLQRRADEMAAQGMSLVIVEIDSSIAGAIGVRDELRPEAAEAVSMLHDRGIGVVMLTGDNARTAGVVGA, from the coding sequence GTGGCATTGAGCGCCTCTCAGGTGGACGAGCACGCCGGCCACGGGATCACCGGCACCGTCGATGGCCACGCCGTCCGGGTGGGCAGCCCGCGATGGATCGCGCCCGGCCCGCTGCAGCGGCGCGCGGATGAGATGGCCGCCCAGGGCATGAGCCTGGTGATCGTCGAGATCGACAGCAGCATCGCGGGCGCCATCGGCGTGCGTGACGAGCTGCGTCCCGAAGCCGCCGAGGCGGTCTCCATGCTGCACGATCGTGGCATCGGCGTCGTCATGCTCACCGGCGACAACGCCCGCACCGCGGGGGTCGTTGGCGCGTGA